TAATTCACCTACGAATATATATGACAGCATAATTTACTATATATTAATGCCTTTTCTGCACTTAATTGATGTTATTGGTCCAGTTGTTGGCTTTATTACTTTATGTGTTGGTTTCCATCGTTTGCGCTATCATTCAAACCCTCAAATGATGTCTATGCATCGTCGATCACCAATGGCAACAGGGTTTTATTTTTTTGTTGGGTCGGTTCTATTGTTCCCGTTTTATTTGATTGAATCTATAAGTGGTTCCATGTTTCAAACCCCACAAATTTTGCAACAATATTGTGGTGGAAGCAGTGGCGAGAAATTTCTTTCATACTTTAACACATTGCAATATCAATACATTATTACATTTAATAATGGTGTATTTCAATGTGTTCCAACCTCAGCAAATAGTACAACGGATAACTTGATAAAGTTAGCCTATGCAATGCTATTTGTTATTGGGTTTGCCTCATTTTTACGTGGCATTTTTCTTTTAATTCGTTTAGGTGAACATATGGGAGGTCCAAGTGCAAGCATGTCGAAGGTTATTGCTCATATTGTGGCAGGAATCTGTGCGATCAATGCAAATGTATTTATTGAAATTTTGAGTCACACTTATCAGATCGTTATTAAGCAGCATATATAAATGCTAATGGTGTTAATTTAATGGAGATTGAAATATGAAAACTAGTTTAAAAATTAAACTTAATAAAAAATTAATATTTGGTGGAGCCTTAATGTTACTTCTAGTATCGGCGGCTTATGCAACTGATCAAACAACAGGAAGTAATACAGTGACAGCCTTGTTTGCCTCTTGGAAAAAGACACTGTTAAATGCACTTGTTTTTATTGAGTTTGTAAGTGGCTTTGGTGGTGTAATATTGGTCGTGATGGGGCTGTTTCAGTTACGTAGTGGTCATGGTGGGCAAGGTGGAGGTCAGCAAGTGCAGACTAAATCAGGCTTTATTTATATGATTTTAGGTGGCTCATTACTTGTTGTAGGGACTATTGCTGGAGTATTAGGCCACAGTGTTAATTCGGGTGTTTCTGCAAGTGCTAATGTAGATAAAACATTAAGTGGCTTTAGCTTTAAAGACTCTAATAATTAAACTAAGGAGAAATGCTGTGAAGGTTATTTTTATAACAATATTTTTAACTTTAACTGCTATATTGCAAGGGTGCTCTTCACAGCCAACTAAAATTTATCAACAAGAAATAGCAAATGAGCAACTAAAAAATAATATTAAAGTTCAGCAAGCTTTGATTAAGGCTGTTGAAAAAACAAGTCAATCTTTGATCTCTCTTTCGAAAATAAGAAGGGCGCAATATCCAAAACAATTAATGATGCCTTTTATAAATATCCATGATCAAAACTTAAATAAAAATTTATCTATTAGTTGGTATGGTCCTATTAATGCTGTTGTTAGAAATATTGCGCGTGCTGTAGGCTTTAAATATCAGCAGTTTGGTAAGAAGCCTGGTTTGCCAGTGCTTGTTGATCTTAACTATCAATCAACACCAGCATTAGTTATTTTTCAAAATATTGAGCTGCAAGCGAATAATAAAGCTGCGATTAAAATTTTTCCTAAAGAAAAAATTGTTAGCTTAAGGTATTTAAATAATGATTGATCAGGCACTTTATTCACTTGAGCAGTTAAATAGTTTATCTAATCAACCATCTTACTATCAGCAAGAAAAACATCTTAATATTCGTTTGCGTGCAATTAAAGACGAGGCACTTTCGTTAGGTGCACAAGCTGGCTTAGCGACTGAGTCAAACTTAATTAATAAATTTTTAATAAACTATAACAGTAAATTGGACAGTATATTTGATTTCTCTCAATTATTATTAAATAATAATGTATTGCCTCCTGTAATTTCTAGCACTAATAATT
This genomic stretch from Piscirickettsia litoralis harbors:
- a CDS encoding DotD/TraH family lipoprotein (Members of this family include DotD of type IVB secretion systems and TraH of plasmid conjugative plasmid systems, both lipoproteins.), which codes for MKVIFITIFLTLTAILQGCSSQPTKIYQQEIANEQLKNNIKVQQALIKAVEKTSQSLISLSKIRRAQYPKQLMMPFINIHDQNLNKNLSISWYGPINAVVRNIARAVGFKYQQFGKKPGLPVLVDLNYQSTPALVIFQNIELQANNKAAIKIFPKEKIVSLRYLNND